Proteins from a genomic interval of Streptomyces sp. Tu6071:
- a CDS encoding DUF3253 domain-containing protein: MTKTGRQTDRKLERTILALLDRRAPGATICPSDAARAVHDGDDDGWRALMEPARRAARRLVAAGEVEITQGGRPVDAAEARGPVRIRRVHREG, encoded by the coding sequence ATGACCAAGACCGGACGGCAGACGGACCGGAAACTGGAACGGACCATCCTCGCGTTGCTGGACCGCCGCGCCCCCGGCGCGACCATCTGCCCCTCCGACGCCGCGCGCGCCGTCCACGACGGAGACGACGACGGGTGGCGCGCCCTCATGGAGCCGGCCCGCCGGGCGGCGCGGCGCCTGGTGGCCGCGGGCGAGGTGGAGATCACTCAGGGAGGCCGCCCCGTCGACGCGGCCGAGGCACGTGGCCCCGTCCGCATCCGCCGCGTCCACCGGGAGGGCTGA
- a CDS encoding cytochrome P450, whose protein sequence is MTETVSHAPDDLTEFPMPRAARCPFDPPEALRARQTEATLSRVRIWDGSTPWLVTRHDQVRALLADPRVSSDVTRSGFPHISPGSKAGSEVRRSFINMDDPEHSRMRRMVTAPFAIRKMQALRPEVQRIADDLIDDLLAGPKPVDLVQAFALPVPSLVICALLGVPYADHGLFQRHTKVLVRRSSAPEDVSAASAALTDYLDALLAEKQAHPEEDLLSDIATRQVATGQLTRQQAARMGVLLLAAGHETTANMIALGTLALLRNPDQLDVLRAADDPKTVAAAVEELLRYLSIVHSGRRRVALEDITYAGVTIKAGDGIVLAGETANRDPEVFPDPDRLDLGRDARRHVAFGFGVHQCLGQPLARMELQVVYSTLYRRVPTLALATDIERLEFKHDGAIFGVYELPVTW, encoded by the coding sequence ATGACCGAGACCGTGTCGCACGCACCGGATGATCTCACCGAGTTCCCCATGCCCCGGGCCGCCCGGTGTCCCTTCGACCCGCCCGAGGCCCTGCGGGCCAGGCAGACGGAGGCCACCTTGTCCCGGGTGCGCATCTGGGACGGCAGCACCCCCTGGCTCGTCACCCGGCACGACCAGGTGCGCGCCCTCCTCGCGGACCCGCGCGTCAGCTCCGACGTCACGCGCTCCGGCTTCCCCCACATCAGCCCCGGCTCCAAGGCGGGCAGCGAGGTCCGGCGTTCGTTCATCAACATGGACGACCCGGAGCACTCCCGCATGCGCCGGATGGTCACCGCCCCGTTCGCCATCCGCAAGATGCAGGCGCTGCGGCCCGAAGTGCAGCGGATCGCGGACGACCTGATCGACGACCTGCTCGCGGGGCCGAAGCCGGTCGACCTGGTGCAGGCGTTCGCACTGCCCGTGCCGAGCCTGGTCATCTGCGCCCTGCTCGGCGTCCCCTACGCGGACCACGGCCTCTTCCAGCGCCACACCAAGGTGCTCGTCCGCCGTTCCTCCGCGCCGGAGGACGTATCCGCCGCCTCCGCCGCCCTCACGGACTACCTCGACGCTTTGCTCGCCGAGAAGCAGGCGCACCCGGAGGAGGACCTGCTGTCCGACATCGCCACGCGGCAGGTGGCCACGGGACAGCTCACCCGGCAGCAAGCGGCCCGGATGGGCGTGCTGCTGCTCGCCGCCGGCCACGAGACCACCGCGAACATGATCGCTCTGGGCACCCTCGCGCTCCTGCGGAACCCGGACCAGCTCGACGTGCTCCGCGCGGCCGACGACCCCAAGACGGTCGCCGCCGCCGTCGAGGAACTCCTGCGCTACCTGAGCATCGTGCACAGCGGGCGCCGCCGCGTCGCGCTGGAGGACATCACGTACGCGGGCGTGACGATCAAGGCGGGCGACGGCATCGTCCTGGCCGGTGAGACCGCCAACCGCGACCCGGAGGTCTTCCCCGACCCGGACCGGCTCGACCTCGGCCGCGACGCCCGACGCCACGTCGCCTTCGGCTTCGGCGTCCACCAGTGCCTCGGCCAGCCGCTCGCCCGGATGGAACTCCAGGTCGTCTACAGCACGCTGTACCGCCGCGTGCCCACCCTCGCCCTAGCCACGGACATCGAGCGGCTGGAGTTCAAGCACGACGGCGCCATCTTCGGCGTCTACGAACTGCCCGTCACCTGGTGA
- a CDS encoding ATP-binding cassette domain-containing protein yields the protein MDLGLRAHDGWTLRRCDFEVPRGRIAGLVGPNGDGKTSLLALAAGLSDPAEGTLRVLGHRPGSREVLPRVGVLLQDRPLHGSFTVAETLRLGRELNPGWDEAEASALVRESDIPPRERVSRLSGGQRTCLALALALGKRPDLLLLDEPMADLDPLRRHTMMAALMRTAAEHGTTVVMSSHILAELHLVCDYVLLMARGRMLIADDTDFVQAAHTLVTYTRDARDAEPPRPFGPDGATVVETRLSGRSAAALLRLPTSLPAAVRTTPPALDEILLAYLRSPDATPLLAPAGPPAATAQRQSGRSRSTADGSGA from the coding sequence GTGGACCTCGGACTGCGCGCGCACGACGGCTGGACCCTGCGCCGCTGCGACTTCGAGGTCCCGCGCGGCCGGATCGCCGGACTCGTCGGCCCCAACGGCGACGGGAAGACCTCTTTGCTCGCCCTCGCCGCCGGCCTGTCCGACCCCGCCGAGGGCACCCTCCGCGTACTGGGCCACCGGCCCGGCTCGCGCGAGGTCCTGCCCCGCGTCGGCGTCCTGCTCCAGGACCGGCCCCTGCACGGCTCCTTCACCGTCGCCGAGACCCTCCGGCTGGGCCGCGAGCTGAACCCCGGCTGGGACGAGGCCGAAGCCTCCGCCCTCGTCCGCGAGTCGGACATCCCCCCGCGCGAACGCGTCAGCAGGCTCTCCGGCGGCCAGCGCACCTGCCTCGCCCTCGCCCTGGCCCTCGGCAAGCGGCCCGACCTGCTCCTCCTCGACGAGCCGATGGCCGACCTCGACCCCCTGCGGCGCCACACCATGATGGCCGCCCTGATGAGAACCGCCGCCGAACACGGCACCACCGTCGTGATGTCCTCGCACATCCTCGCCGAACTGCACCTGGTCTGCGACTACGTGCTGCTGATGGCCCGCGGGCGCATGCTGATCGCCGACGACACCGACTTCGTCCAGGCGGCGCACACCCTCGTCACGTACACACGGGACGCACGGGACGCGGAACCGCCGCGGCCCTTCGGCCCGGACGGCGCCACCGTGGTCGAGACCCGCCTCTCCGGCCGCTCGGCAGCCGCGCTCCTCCGGCTGCCGACCTCCCTGCCCGCCGCCGTACGCACCACCCCGCCCGCACTCGACGAGATCCTCCTCGCCTACCTCCGCAGCCCCGACGCCACCCCCCTGCTCGCCCCGGCCGGACCCCCCGCCGCCACGGCTCAGCGACAGTCCGGCCGCTCCCGCAGCACCGCCGACGGGAGCGGCGCATGA
- a CDS encoding ABC transporter permease subunit encodes MSTAGRFLTWTSPRHVPLPLPRPAGALWLVWRQHRVFYLATLALAALAGAWAAWQHHLLVTGVASYAGHCGPDPFCGRPVPDAVRTVLHRAPAVLNSLPLVVAALLGAPLFAQDIERGTHRLAWTQSIGRAEWVVAKLLVASAVTAVAALLITAPVSWWWSTVWHGRATTGSQEVAWRQLAAGNDWPFFEYTGTVGIAHLLLALLTGATAGLLLRRVVPAVAVGAAAAWALRTALRWLRPRLLPAGVRPAPTVDYPPLPPNTWHLGGGYLRTDGTLTPHAPCPSPYPGNPQSACLHAHGIRGPYTRDLRPAQFLPLHLAETALCLVLALVLAFVCVLCVRRVAAR; translated from the coding sequence ATGAGCACGGCGGGCCGCTTCCTCACGTGGACCTCCCCCCGGCACGTCCCCCTCCCGCTCCCGCGCCCCGCGGGCGCCCTGTGGCTCGTCTGGCGCCAGCACCGGGTCTTCTACCTCGCGACCCTGGCCCTCGCAGCCCTCGCCGGGGCCTGGGCCGCCTGGCAGCACCACCTCCTCGTGACCGGCGTCGCGTCCTACGCGGGGCACTGCGGCCCTGACCCTTTCTGCGGGCGACCCGTGCCGGACGCCGTGCGCACCGTCCTCCACCGCGCCCCGGCCGTACTGAACAGCCTCCCCCTGGTGGTCGCCGCCCTGCTCGGAGCACCCCTGTTCGCCCAGGACATCGAGCGCGGCACCCACCGTCTCGCCTGGACGCAGTCCATCGGCCGGGCCGAGTGGGTCGTCGCCAAGCTCCTCGTCGCCTCCGCCGTCACCGCGGTCGCCGCGCTCCTGATCACCGCCCCCGTCAGCTGGTGGTGGTCCACCGTGTGGCACGGACGGGCCACGACCGGCTCCCAGGAAGTCGCCTGGCGCCAGCTCGCCGCCGGAAACGACTGGCCGTTCTTCGAGTACACGGGCACGGTCGGGATCGCCCACCTCCTGCTCGCCCTGCTGACCGGCGCCACCGCGGGCCTGCTCCTGCGCCGCGTCGTCCCGGCCGTCGCCGTCGGCGCCGCCGCGGCCTGGGCGCTGCGCACCGCCCTGCGGTGGCTGCGCCCCCGCTTGCTCCCGGCGGGGGTCCGCCCGGCCCCGACCGTGGACTACCCCCCGCTGCCCCCGAACACGTGGCACCTCGGCGGCGGTTATCTGCGCACCGACGGCACCCTGACACCCCACGCGCCCTGCCCCTCGCCCTACCCCGGCAACCCGCAGTCGGCCTGCCTGCACGCCCACGGCATCCGCGGCCCGTACACCCGCGACCTCCGCCCCGCCCAGTTCCTCCCCCTCCACCTCGCCGAAACCGCCCTGTGCCTCGTCCTCGCCCTCGTCCTCGCCTTCGTCTGCGTGCTCTGCGTACGACGCGTCGCCGCCCGCTGA